The Lepeophtheirus salmonis chromosome 1, UVic_Lsal_1.4, whole genome shotgun sequence genome has a segment encoding these proteins:
- the LOC121125374 gene encoding uncharacterized protein isoform X1, which translates to MMNCSNCKKTFDLQERLPWLLLCGHPVCQLCNTTSNGDGVMCQQCSVCQGKALTYDHYRIGCLFTKGYAPISLKKEKSLVDNTLFCSEHPKSVVHYVDEEDSQFICADCIPEKDLSLEETMIVPLEQVNKSKYSELEDIIKDINVYKESLPRRKGNTYFETTIDKEFLEAHSVMQVKRVKTHLMMKEQNPVLRVLNEITISANFMQTSGGIPESGFAYKIIDVAKSTIPSSDRISLDRKPPFLSIEISEPQIKVNHNLHDYISASDDEPTSSQMGVKTGDRVYIIHIKTPSSIFVRRIQDGNKFIEMSTSISSNISNEGVKNVKEGGIYALNSNGVWYRVMVVNCRSDMPKVRVIFMDTGETNFIYIDLLRSFLSTNEFQSKPPLINAISLSCSKDCRYQKDQLEQFTQITRPGTSFTYWIDHIEGDDPNEFDLLFIGKDGCLNSLRDVCIQQKILNFKNIYASNGPVIPKKRIFWNTTEVPDCVSVESDETHKSKNRSARTRRTPNNFDKKGGKKPQKKKSGKETPRDSEKNNNYNNVKSFQI; encoded by the exons GACCTACGATCATTATCGTATAGGATGTTTATTCACTAAAGGTTATGCTCCAATAAGcctaaaaaaagagaagagtCTCGTTGACAACACCTTGTTCTGTTCTGAACATCCTAAGTCAGTCGTTCATTATGTTGATGAAGAGGACTCTCAATTCATTTGCGCGGACTGCATTCCAGAAAAGGATCTCTCTTTAGAGGAAACAATGATTGTTCCCTTGGAACAGGTCAATAAGAGCAAATATTCAGAGCTGGAGGACATAATAAAGGATATCAATGTCTATAAAGAGTCTCTACCCCGAAGAAAGGGTAACACTTATTTTGAAACTACGATTGATAAAGAGTTCCTTGAAGCACATTCCGTTATGCAAGTCAAGAGAGTGAAAACTCATTTAATGATGAAGGAGCAAAACCCAGTTTTGCGAGTCCTCAATGAAATAACCATATCTGCTAACTTTATGCAAACTTCTGGAGGTATTCCAGAAAGTGGGTTTGCCTACAAAATCATTGATGTTGCTAAAAGTACAATTCCCAGTTCGGATCGAATCTCTCTTGATCGGAAACCTCCCTTTCTCTCTATAGAAATATCTGAGCCACAAATTAAGGTTAATCATAATCTACATGATTATATTTCTGCGAGTGATGATGAGCCTACGTCGTCTCAAATGGGCGTTAAAACAGGGGATCGCGTTTATATAATCCATATCAAAACACCTTCATCTATCTTTGTGCGTCGTATACAAGACGGAAATAAGTTCATAGAAATGAGTACAAGCATAtcctcaaatatttcaaatgaag GTGTCAAAAACGTGAAAGAGGGGGGAATTTATGCATTAAACAGTAATGGAGTCTGGTACAG GGTCATGGTAGTCAACTGTAGGAGTGATATGCCCAAAGTACGAGTAATTTTTATGGATACTGGTGAAACAAACTTCATATACATCGATTTACTTCGTTCTTTCCTAAGCACAAATGAGTTCCAATCGAAACCACCGTTAATTAATGCAATTTCATTATCTTGCTCAAAGGATTGCAGATACCAGAAAGACCAATTAGAACAGTTTACGCAAATTACTCGACCCGGCACAAGCTTCACCTATTGGATTGATCATATCGAGGGAGATGATCCTAATGAATTTGATCTGCTTTTTATCGGAAAAGATGGTTGTTTGAACTCACTACGTGATGTTTGTATTCAACAAAAGATTCTTaacttcaaaaacatttatgcGAGT aatggTCCAGTCATTCCTAAGAAAAGAATTTTCTGGAAT ACAACAGAAGTTCCGGACTGTGTGTCAGTTGAATCAGATGAGACACATAAATCTAAAAATCGCAGTGCTAGGACTAGAAGAACTCCGaataactttgataaaaaaggagggaaaaaacctcaaaagaaaaaaagtggtAAAGAAACCCCAAGGGAttcagagaaaaataacaattataataacgtcaaatcatttcaaatttaa
- the LOC121125374 gene encoding uncharacterized protein isoform X2, whose translation MIVPLEQVNKSKYSELEDIIKDINVYKESLPRRKGNTYFETTIDKEFLEAHSVMQVKRVKTHLMMKEQNPVLRVLNEITISANFMQTSGGIPESGFAYKIIDVAKSTIPSSDRISLDRKPPFLSIEISEPQIKVNHNLHDYISASDDEPTSSQMGVKTGDRVYIIHIKTPSSIFVRRIQDGNKFIEMSTSISSNISNEGVKNVKEGGIYALNSNGVWYRVMVVNCRSDMPKVRVIFMDTGETNFIYIDLLRSFLSTNEFQSKPPLINAISLSCSKDCRYQKDQLEQFTQITRPGTSFTYWIDHIEGDDPNEFDLLFIGKDGCLNSLRDVCIQQKILNFKNIYASNGPVIPKKRIFWNTTEVPDCVSVESDETHKSKNRSARTRRTPNNFDKKGGKKPQKKKSGKETPRDSEKNNNYNNVKSFQI comes from the exons ATGATTGTTCCCTTGGAACAGGTCAATAAGAGCAAATATTCAGAGCTGGAGGACATAATAAAGGATATCAATGTCTATAAAGAGTCTCTACCCCGAAGAAAGGGTAACACTTATTTTGAAACTACGATTGATAAAGAGTTCCTTGAAGCACATTCCGTTATGCAAGTCAAGAGAGTGAAAACTCATTTAATGATGAAGGAGCAAAACCCAGTTTTGCGAGTCCTCAATGAAATAACCATATCTGCTAACTTTATGCAAACTTCTGGAGGTATTCCAGAAAGTGGGTTTGCCTACAAAATCATTGATGTTGCTAAAAGTACAATTCCCAGTTCGGATCGAATCTCTCTTGATCGGAAACCTCCCTTTCTCTCTATAGAAATATCTGAGCCACAAATTAAGGTTAATCATAATCTACATGATTATATTTCTGCGAGTGATGATGAGCCTACGTCGTCTCAAATGGGCGTTAAAACAGGGGATCGCGTTTATATAATCCATATCAAAACACCTTCATCTATCTTTGTGCGTCGTATACAAGACGGAAATAAGTTCATAGAAATGAGTACAAGCATAtcctcaaatatttcaaatgaag GTGTCAAAAACGTGAAAGAGGGGGGAATTTATGCATTAAACAGTAATGGAGTCTGGTACAG GGTCATGGTAGTCAACTGTAGGAGTGATATGCCCAAAGTACGAGTAATTTTTATGGATACTGGTGAAACAAACTTCATATACATCGATTTACTTCGTTCTTTCCTAAGCACAAATGAGTTCCAATCGAAACCACCGTTAATTAATGCAATTTCATTATCTTGCTCAAAGGATTGCAGATACCAGAAAGACCAATTAGAACAGTTTACGCAAATTACTCGACCCGGCACAAGCTTCACCTATTGGATTGATCATATCGAGGGAGATGATCCTAATGAATTTGATCTGCTTTTTATCGGAAAAGATGGTTGTTTGAACTCACTACGTGATGTTTGTATTCAACAAAAGATTCTTaacttcaaaaacatttatgcGAGT aatggTCCAGTCATTCCTAAGAAAAGAATTTTCTGGAAT ACAACAGAAGTTCCGGACTGTGTGTCAGTTGAATCAGATGAGACACATAAATCTAAAAATCGCAGTGCTAGGACTAGAAGAACTCCGaataactttgataaaaaaggagggaaaaaacctcaaaagaaaaaaagtggtAAAGAAACCCCAAGGGAttcagagaaaaataacaattataataacgtcaaatcatttcaaatttaa
- the LOC121125395 gene encoding LETM1 domain-containing protein 1, whose translation MPFSWSHIRYILDNKIKDLTKDGKLSQILSLFSTGSKSLIKDGKKYWQVHSHLSHSNNWDRDCQSLTRKELQLYITFPSDFLRVLPVLIISTLPFAQNIAFPLALAFPKKLLSSHYWTNQIKKEYLLEHHSLKEKYFHAVVREFQSNLSRHLCYKGLSSLKNLIAIEQRMANGQRPDIFLLINSNHAFQYPKGTYSLMNLDNIYLRCLAKVHGQTNISFGFIRKSLQQYSAILNQVDKAIAR comes from the exons ATGCCATTTTCCTGGTCCCATATTCGTTATATTCTGGATAATAAGATTAAGGACTTAACAAAGGATGGAAAGCTAAGTCAGATCCTTAGTTTATTCTCTACAGGATCAAAGTcactcataaaagatggaaaaaaGTATTGGCAAGTCCATTCACACCTTTCTCATTCAAACAACTGGGACAGAG ATTGTCAAAGCTTGACCAGAAAGGAACTGCagttatatattacttttccaTCAGACTTTCTCAGAGTCCTACCAGTCCTTATCATTTCTACACTTCCATTTGCCCAGAATATTGCTTTTCCATTAGCTCTGGCCTTTCCCAAAAAACTTCTTTCATCGCATTACTGgacaaatcaaattaaaaaagaataccTTTTGGAACACCATTCGCTCAAAGAGAAATATTTCCATGCAGTTGTTCGAGAGTTCCAAAGCAATTTATCTCGTCATCTATGCTACAAAGGACTTTCCTCTCTAAAAAATCTCATAGCTATCGAACAAAGAATGGCAAATGGTCAGAGACCTGATATTTTCCTTCTCATAAACTCTAATCATGCCTTCCAATATCCTAAAGGAACTTATTCGCTCATGAATCTTGATAATATTTACTTACGGTGTTTAGCTAAAGTACACGGTCAAACAAACATTTCGTTCGGATTCATTAGAAAATCATTACAGCAGTACAGTGCCATACTTAATCAAGTAGATAAGGCCATTGCCAGGTAA